One Paenibacillus thermoaerophilus genomic region harbors:
- a CDS encoding hydroxypyruvate isomerase family protein has protein sequence MIFSPSLEMVFADTELAFEERMRLIRRLGFGAFEFWGWWNKDIGAIDRERRRLGLEIASFCTRMIPLTDPARRAEFVDGLRESLEAAARLECRTLIAQTGPERGDMDRAEQRRSVIDGLRACVPHLEAAGVQLVVEPLNTRIDHPGYFLTTTREACDILEQVGSPSVKLLFDVYHQHITEGNLISNLTDNIGKIGYLHIADHPGRHEPGTGEIHYGGVLEAIRLAGYRGYVGLEFRPTGHPADALAPYADRTATGKERQADANAI, from the coding sequence ATGATTTTTTCGCCGTCGCTGGAGATGGTATTCGCGGATACGGAGCTGGCGTTCGAAGAACGAATGCGTCTGATTCGCAGGCTCGGGTTCGGCGCCTTCGAGTTCTGGGGCTGGTGGAACAAGGACATCGGGGCGATCGACCGCGAACGCAGGCGGCTCGGGTTGGAGATCGCTTCGTTCTGCACGCGGATGATTCCGCTCACGGACCCCGCCCGGCGCGCCGAGTTTGTGGACGGCCTGCGGGAATCGCTGGAGGCGGCGGCCCGGCTGGAATGCCGCACGCTGATCGCCCAGACGGGTCCCGAACGCGGGGACATGGACCGGGCAGAGCAGAGACGGAGCGTCATCGACGGGCTTCGCGCCTGCGTGCCGCATCTGGAGGCGGCGGGCGTGCAACTGGTCGTCGAGCCGCTGAATACGCGGATCGACCATCCCGGCTACTTCCTCACGACGACGCGGGAAGCCTGCGACATCCTCGAGCAGGTGGGCAGCCCGTCCGTCAAGCTGTTGTTCGACGTCTACCACCAGCACATTACCGAGGGAAACCTGATTTCGAACCTGACGGACAATATCGGCAAGATCGGATATCTTCATATCGCGGATCATCCCGGCCGCCACGAGCCGGGAACGGGCGAGATCCATTACGGCGGCGTGCTGGAGGCAATTCGGCTCGCCGGTTATCGCGGTTACGTCGGGCTGGAATTCAGGCCGACCGGCCATCCGGCCGACGCGCTGGCCCCTTATGCGGACCGGACGGCAACGGGAAAGGAGCGGCAAGCCGATGCAAACGCCATCTGA
- a CDS encoding inositol monophosphatase family protein, whose amino-acid sequence MSGPTKPLYTVSGKSFTAVAISTAAKAGEWIQTRLGQFSKLEMKSSSRDLVTEVDKGAETMIRNLIRTHFPQHAFLGEEGVGGDEEDLLTPERAEQAEYVWIVDPVDGTTNFVHGLPFFSVSIALAHRGEVIVGVVYDPVRDELFVAEKGKGAYVRGKRARVSEEATLADSLLATGFPADTDRNLPINLLGIRHLATRSRNIRTIGSAALHLAYVSAGRLSGFWELGLNAWDVAAGALLVQEAGGRVTDTAGRPYRLTTRHIAASNGAIHDELVSELRAANATGYEPPSGGQ is encoded by the coding sequence ATGTCCGGGCCAACTAAGCCTTTGTATACGGTATCGGGAAAAAGCTTTACGGCTGTTGCCATCAGCACGGCCGCCAAGGCGGGCGAATGGATTCAGACGCGCCTCGGCCAATTTTCCAAGCTCGAAATGAAATCGTCTTCACGCGACCTCGTGACGGAAGTCGACAAAGGCGCGGAAACGATGATCCGGAACCTGATCCGGACGCATTTTCCGCAGCACGCCTTTTTGGGCGAGGAAGGGGTCGGCGGGGACGAAGAGGACTTGCTGACTCCGGAGCGGGCGGAACAGGCCGAATACGTCTGGATTGTCGATCCGGTGGACGGCACGACGAACTTTGTTCACGGCTTGCCGTTTTTCTCGGTATCGATCGCGCTTGCGCATCGCGGCGAGGTGATTGTCGGCGTCGTGTACGATCCGGTGAGGGACGAGTTGTTTGTGGCCGAGAAAGGGAAGGGCGCGTACGTCCGGGGCAAGCGGGCGCGGGTATCGGAAGAAGCAACGCTGGCGGACAGCCTGCTCGCAACCGGTTTTCCGGCGGATACGGACCGCAATCTGCCGATCAACCTGCTCGGCATCCGGCATCTGGCGACGCGCTCGCGCAACATCCGCACGATCGGCTCTGCCGCGCTCCATCTCGCGTACGTCTCGGCCGGCCGGCTCAGCGGCTTCTGGGAGCTGGGCCTGAACGCGTGGGACGTCGCCGCGGGCGCCTTGCTTGTGCAGGAAGCCGGCGGGCGGGTCACGGATACGGCCGGCCGGCCTTACCGGTTGACGACGCGTCATATCGCCGCCTCGAACGGAGCGATCCACGACGAGCTCGTGTCCGAGCTGCGCGCGGCGAACGCGACAGGATACGAGCCGCCATCCGGCGGGCAATAA
- the kduD gene encoding 2-dehydro-3-deoxy-D-gluconate 5-dehydrogenase KduD, translating to MSNPGNPFDLTGKVALVTGAGVGLGQGLAVGLARAGADIVGVSSSGRTAETQAIVEGLGRKFYGIKANLANEAELPGVISSTIELAGRLDILVNNSGIIRRTPAIDHSAQDWHDVLDLNLNAVFFLCQLAAREMVKQGYGKIINIASMLSFQGGINVPGYTASKHAVAGLTKAFANEWASKGINVNAIAPGYMATDNTEALRKDPERSRSILERIPQGRWGTPEDLAGPVVFLASSASDYMNGHILCVDGGWMAR from the coding sequence ATGAGCAATCCTGGCAATCCTTTTGACTTGACCGGAAAAGTCGCTCTCGTAACCGGCGCCGGCGTCGGGCTCGGCCAAGGGCTGGCCGTCGGACTGGCGCGCGCGGGCGCGGACATCGTCGGCGTCAGCAGCAGCGGACGCACGGCGGAGACGCAAGCCATCGTGGAAGGGCTTGGCCGCAAGTTCTACGGCATCAAGGCGAACCTGGCCAACGAAGCCGAGCTTCCCGGCGTCATCTCCAGCACGATCGAGTTGGCGGGACGGCTCGACATTCTGGTTAACAACTCCGGCATCATCCGCCGCACGCCGGCCATCGACCACTCGGCTCAGGATTGGCACGACGTGCTTGATCTCAACCTGAACGCCGTCTTTTTCCTGTGCCAGCTTGCCGCTCGCGAGATGGTCAAGCAGGGTTACGGCAAAATCATCAACATCGCCTCGATGCTGAGCTTCCAGGGCGGCATCAACGTGCCGGGATATACGGCCAGCAAGCACGCGGTCGCGGGCCTGACCAAGGCGTTCGCCAACGAATGGGCGTCCAAGGGCATCAACGTCAACGCGATTGCGCCCGGCTATATGGCGACGGACAACACGGAAGCGCTTCGCAAAGATCCGGAGCGCAGCCGTTCGATCTTGGAGCGTATTCCGCAAGGCCGCTGGGGCACGCCGGAAGATTTGGCCGGGCCGGTCGTCTTCCTCGCTTCTTCCGCTTCCGACTATATGAACGGACATATCCTGTGCGTCGACGGCGGTTGGATGGCGCGCTGA
- a CDS encoding sugar kinase, translating into MHAYGQAPEVITFGESMALLMPPGNKGLEYAASLDKSFGGAESNVAIGLARLGVPVGWFGRLGADPLGRMIAKRIRGEGVDVSRVTFAEDAPTGLMLRETVNGKSSVFYYRRFSAASRMTPAHLDEDYIASAKVLHVTGITPALSADCAETVRAAVRLARKHGVTVSFDPNLRLKLWTIDEARPVLLELAAEADYFLPGLDELKLLYETESFDEIVARLRGLRAVSIVKGGNDETYIVERDRVTAVPYFKAERVVDTVGAGDAFCAGFLKGLRIGYSLEEAVRLGNLLGCMVVQVEGDWEGVPTWDEVEAVLSNRKHVER; encoded by the coding sequence TTGCACGCATACGGACAAGCTCCCGAGGTGATCACCTTCGGGGAATCGATGGCTTTGCTCATGCCGCCCGGCAACAAAGGGCTGGAATACGCGGCGTCGCTGGACAAATCGTTCGGCGGCGCGGAATCGAACGTGGCGATCGGGCTGGCGCGTCTGGGCGTGCCGGTCGGCTGGTTCGGCCGTCTGGGCGCCGATCCGCTGGGCCGGATGATCGCCAAGCGCATCCGGGGCGAGGGCGTCGACGTGTCCCGCGTCACGTTCGCGGAGGACGCGCCGACCGGGCTGATGCTGCGCGAGACGGTGAACGGCAAATCGTCCGTCTTCTATTACCGCCGCTTCTCCGCGGCCAGCCGCATGACGCCCGCGCATCTGGACGAAGACTACATCGCGTCGGCCAAAGTGCTGCACGTCACCGGCATTACGCCCGCGCTCAGCGCCGATTGCGCGGAGACGGTGCGCGCCGCCGTCCGTCTGGCGCGCAAGCACGGCGTCACCGTCAGCTTCGACCCGAATCTGCGGCTCAAGCTGTGGACGATCGACGAAGCCCGCCCGGTATTACTGGAGCTGGCGGCCGAGGCCGACTATTTCCTGCCGGGGCTCGACGAGCTGAAGCTGCTCTACGAGACGGAATCGTTCGACGAGATCGTCGCCCGCCTGCGCGGGCTCCGCGCCGTATCGATCGTCAAGGGCGGCAACGACGAGACGTATATTGTCGAGCGCGACCGCGTTACGGCCGTGCCGTATTTCAAAGCGGAGCGGGTCGTCGATACGGTCGGGGCGGGCGACGCGTTCTGCGCCGGCTTCCTGAAGGGGCTGCGGATCGGTTACAGCCTCGAAGAGGCGGTTCGGCTGGGCAATCTGCTCGGCTGCATGGTCGTTCAGGTGGAAGGCGACTGGGAAGGCGTCCCGACCTGGGACGAGGTCGAGGCGGTTCTCTCGAACCGCAAGCACGTGGAACGTTAA
- a CDS encoding bifunctional 2-keto-4-hydroxyglutarate aldolase/2-keto-3-deoxy-6-phosphogluconate aldolase: MKKLKLIQQICEDGVVAVLRGRSADEVVEMAEQSIAGGIKVIEVTMTTPGALGAIERLAAKYSSDAKGKDDSRYAVIGAGTVLDPETARAAILSGSEFVVGPSFNPDTVKLCNRYRIPVMPGVMTVQEIQSALDLGVDICKLFPGNLFSPGMIKAIKGPLPQANLMPTGGVSLDNLAQWIKAGAVAVGIGSDLTNDAVKTGDFSLIAKRAAQYMEVYRSARSGS, encoded by the coding sequence ATGAAAAAATTAAAGCTCATTCAGCAAATATGCGAGGACGGCGTCGTTGCGGTATTGCGCGGCCGGTCCGCCGACGAGGTCGTCGAGATGGCGGAGCAGTCCATCGCGGGCGGCATCAAAGTCATCGAAGTGACCATGACGACGCCCGGAGCGCTGGGCGCCATCGAGCGGCTGGCCGCCAAATACAGCAGCGACGCGAAAGGCAAGGACGATTCCCGGTACGCGGTTATCGGCGCCGGCACGGTGCTCGATCCGGAGACGGCCCGCGCGGCGATCCTGAGCGGCTCCGAGTTCGTGGTCGGCCCTTCGTTCAATCCGGATACGGTGAAGCTGTGCAACCGGTACCGGATTCCGGTCATGCCGGGCGTGATGACCGTTCAGGAGATCCAATCGGCGCTTGATCTCGGCGTGGATATCTGCAAGCTGTTCCCGGGCAACCTGTTCTCGCCGGGGATGATCAAAGCGATTAAAGGGCCGCTGCCGCAGGCGAACCTGATGCCGACGGGAGGCGTGTCGCTCGACAATCTGGCGCAGTGGATCAAGGCGGGCGCGGTGGCCGTCGGCATCGGCTCCGATCTGACGAACGACGCGGTGAAAACGGGCGACTTCAGCCTGATCGCCAAGCGAGCGGCGCAATACATGGAAGTGTACCGGTCGGCCCGTTCGGGCTCCTGA
- a CDS encoding Gfo/Idh/MocA family protein codes for MRVGEKIRVGVIGAGNIGNVHIIGFKSSPDFVVTAVTDAYLPLAKKRAEEHGIPHVYENADALIEADTTDAVVIAVSNEWHAPIAIKALRAGKHVMLEKPMAINLQAAKDIVRAQRETGLTLMIPHQMRWEWAAQEIKKQSEKGAFGRIYNIKCGWMRRKGIPGWGTWFTQMAKSGGGPLIDIGVHLLDLSLYLAGNPKPVSVTGAVYSEIGPKKKGIGNWGTPDWNGRYDVEDSATAIVRMEDGSVLNLDVSWAVHMDTDSKPYVHLLGSEGGASLRGGEGTLLAELYDRAVDIPLERPEVVEDSRQQLNRHFAECIREGKEPITNAMTGLANNLILDAIYESSRTGREVQLDWSL; via the coding sequence ATACGGGTGGGAGAAAAGATTCGCGTCGGCGTCATCGGAGCCGGCAATATCGGGAACGTCCACATTATCGGATTTAAATCGAGTCCGGACTTCGTCGTAACGGCTGTGACGGACGCTTATTTGCCGCTGGCGAAGAAACGGGCGGAGGAGCACGGCATCCCGCACGTCTACGAAAATGCGGACGCGCTGATCGAGGCGGACACGACCGATGCCGTCGTCATCGCCGTCTCGAACGAATGGCATGCGCCGATCGCCATCAAAGCTCTGCGCGCCGGCAAACACGTGATGCTGGAGAAGCCGATGGCCATCAACCTGCAGGCGGCCAAGGATATCGTCCGGGCTCAACGCGAGACGGGCCTGACGCTGATGATCCCGCACCAGATGCGCTGGGAATGGGCGGCCCAGGAGATCAAGAAGCAATCCGAGAAAGGCGCATTCGGGCGGATTTACAATATCAAGTGCGGCTGGATGCGCCGGAAGGGGATTCCGGGATGGGGCACCTGGTTTACGCAAATGGCCAAAAGCGGCGGCGGCCCGCTGATCGATATCGGCGTGCATCTGCTGGATCTGTCGTTGTACCTCGCCGGCAACCCGAAGCCGGTATCCGTGACGGGCGCCGTCTACAGCGAGATCGGTCCCAAGAAGAAAGGAATCGGCAACTGGGGAACGCCGGATTGGAACGGCCGTTATGACGTCGAGGATTCGGCGACGGCGATCGTGCGCATGGAAGACGGCAGCGTGCTGAATCTGGACGTAAGCTGGGCGGTGCACATGGACACCGACTCGAAGCCGTATGTGCATCTGCTCGGCTCCGAAGGCGGCGCATCGCTCCGGGGCGGCGAAGGCACGCTGCTGGCGGAACTGTACGATCGCGCCGTTGATATTCCGCTGGAGCGGCCGGAGGTCGTCGAGGACTCCCGCCAACAGTTGAACCGGCATTTCGCGGAGTGCATCCGCGAAGGCAAGGAGCCGATCACGAACGCGATGACGGGCCTCGCCAACAACCTCATTCTCGACGCGATCTACGAATCGTCGAGAACGGGGCGGGAAGTGCAGCTCGACTGGTCGCTGTAA
- a CDS encoding putative bifunctional diguanylate cyclase/phosphodiesterase — protein sequence MAFNYEVIITLGQYAAFLFVAAAIAGKLTDWLAPDRGWVGSLIHGAGFVAVAVFSIWTSAEIAPGIPFDAGAIMVALAVRHAGYAAGFVVGLAAMLYRIWLGGAGLTGSLVLIGSAVLIGILFEWTRRRELLPYPFRSVWTLGLLLTISLLSVLSIVPGENPSSEPFKGAGLLVCLLYPATAALYDYMITGEKKRQEMERELKRRAYYDALTGLPNRMFLSDKLGRIMERAALRRKSVGLIILDLDHFQTMNDTAGHTFGNGLLVQTASRLSRMLGKNDRLVRLGGDEFAIVRECMDRGEDIGEMANRLKAAFQEPLRFGGRQAVLTVSMGLAIYPDHARTPEELMQFCDMAVYKAKEAGRNTWRMYDKSMSDSLYRRAALEEKLKQAMAWREFELHYMPQIESGTGVIRGVEALVRWRDSDGQLIQPGDFIPLAEETGMIVTLGEWILRTACQAQVNWKQQLGRDVLMSVNISAVQLKARDFANTVRRIVWETGIDPAYLELEITESMLIESMDSVKPVLDRLREIGVQIALDDFGTGYSSLNYLRLLPITQLKIDKSFTNRLEEVEADRTIVESIIDLVHKLNLRVVAEGIETEAQYRILHELQCDFLQGYLFSRPVDEEGIQNLLRVGRLEVPGSQASA from the coding sequence TTGGCATTCAACTATGAGGTCATCATTACGCTTGGGCAATATGCTGCGTTTTTGTTCGTCGCGGCAGCGATTGCCGGCAAGCTGACGGATTGGCTGGCTCCCGATCGGGGCTGGGTTGGAAGCCTGATTCACGGCGCCGGATTCGTGGCCGTGGCGGTATTCTCGATCTGGACCTCGGCGGAGATCGCTCCCGGCATCCCGTTTGATGCCGGCGCCATTATGGTTGCCTTGGCCGTCCGACACGCGGGGTACGCCGCAGGGTTCGTCGTCGGCCTGGCGGCGATGCTGTATCGGATATGGCTGGGAGGAGCGGGATTGACGGGGAGTCTCGTATTAATCGGATCGGCCGTCCTGATCGGCATCTTGTTCGAATGGACCCGGCGCCGCGAGCTGCTGCCGTATCCGTTCCGTTCGGTCTGGACGCTGGGCCTTCTGCTGACGATCAGCCTGCTGTCCGTCTTGTCCATCGTTCCGGGTGAGAATCCGTCCTCCGAACCGTTCAAAGGGGCAGGGCTGCTCGTATGCCTCCTGTACCCGGCGACTGCGGCGTTGTACGACTACATGATAACCGGCGAAAAAAAGCGGCAGGAGATGGAGAGGGAACTGAAGCGCCGGGCTTACTACGATGCGTTGACCGGACTCCCGAACCGGATGTTCCTGTCGGACAAGCTCGGACGGATCATGGAACGCGCCGCCTTGCGCCGCAAATCGGTCGGGCTCATCATCCTGGATCTCGACCATTTCCAGACGATGAACGATACGGCAGGGCATACGTTCGGCAACGGTTTGCTGGTTCAGACCGCGAGCCGGCTGAGCCGGATGCTGGGCAAAAACGACCGGTTGGTGCGCCTCGGCGGAGACGAGTTCGCGATTGTCCGGGAATGCATGGACCGCGGCGAGGATATCGGGGAAATGGCCAACCGGCTGAAGGCGGCGTTCCAGGAGCCGTTGAGGTTCGGCGGCCGCCAGGCGGTGCTGACGGTCAGCATGGGCCTCGCGATCTATCCCGACCACGCCCGGACGCCCGAAGAGCTGATGCAGTTCTGCGATATGGCCGTGTACAAAGCCAAGGAAGCGGGCCGCAACACCTGGCGGATGTACGACAAGTCGATGTCCGACTCGCTGTACAGGCGCGCCGCCTTGGAAGAAAAGCTGAAACAGGCGATGGCGTGGCGGGAATTCGAGCTGCATTACATGCCGCAAATCGAAAGCGGAACCGGCGTGATCCGGGGCGTCGAGGCGCTCGTCCGCTGGCGCGACAGCGACGGCCAGTTGATTCAGCCGGGCGATTTTATCCCGCTGGCGGAAGAGACGGGCATGATCGTCACGCTTGGGGAGTGGATCTTGCGCACCGCCTGTCAGGCCCAGGTGAATTGGAAGCAGCAGCTTGGCCGGGATGTGCTCATGTCGGTGAACATCTCCGCCGTCCAACTGAAGGCTCGTGATTTCGCCAATACGGTGCGCCGCATCGTCTGGGAAACCGGCATCGACCCGGCTTATCTGGAGCTCGAAATAACCGAAAGCATGCTGATCGAATCGATGGACAGCGTCAAGCCGGTGCTCGACCGGTTGAGGGAGATCGGGGTCCAGATCGCGCTGGACGACTTCGGGACGGGGTATTCCTCTCTGAATTATTTGCGGCTGCTGCCGATTACCCAACTGAAGATCGACAAATCGTTCACCAATCGGCTGGAGGAGGTCGAAGCCGACCGCACGATTGTCGAATCCATCATCGACCTGGTGCACAAGCTGAACCTTCGGGTGGTGGCCGAAGGGATCGAGACCGAAGCGCAGTACCGCATTTTGCACGAGCTCCAGTGCGACTTTCTGCAAGGGTATCTGTTCAGCCGCCCCGTCGACGAGGAAGGCATCCAAAATTTGCTGCGCGTCGGCCGCCTGGAGGTGCCGGGATCGCAGGCCAGCGCCTAG
- a CDS encoding DNA alkylation repair protein produces the protein MADKLKDRLNREFLENFASVARSVRADFPEERFVSLALDGDWERLELKQRFSRLAEVLRETLPGDYREALDVLNRLAPVCSGFEYLFFPAFVERYGLDDWEASLPALEWLTRFSSAEFAVRPFIVRDTERMMAQMLRWAEHENEHVRRLASEGCRPRLPWAMALNGLKRDPSPVLPILERLKRDPSLYVRRSVANNLNDIAKDHPELVKELAVRWSGQHPDTDWILRHGCRTLFRHGDEEALSLFGYESADDVRVSRLRLSAEEARIGGSLTFECEIANGSDKPQKLRVAYGIDFVKSGGKLSRKWFKLADKPFAPGATVLSRSHSFRNLSTRKHYPGPHRLVIAVNGDEKAAAEFLLRE, from the coding sequence GTGGCGGATAAATTAAAGGACCGACTGAACCGGGAGTTTCTGGAGAACTTCGCGTCCGTTGCGCGGAGCGTCCGCGCGGATTTCCCCGAGGAGCGATTCGTGAGCCTGGCGCTGGACGGCGATTGGGAGCGGCTGGAGCTTAAGCAGCGATTCTCCCGGCTGGCCGAAGTTCTGCGCGAGACGCTCCCGGGCGATTACCGCGAAGCGTTGGACGTGTTAAACCGGCTGGCTCCGGTCTGCAGCGGGTTCGAATATTTGTTTTTCCCCGCTTTCGTGGAGCGGTACGGTCTGGACGACTGGGAGGCGTCCTTGCCCGCCCTGGAATGGCTGACGCGCTTCTCCAGCGCCGAATTCGCCGTTCGGCCTTTTATCGTCCGCGATACCGAACGGATGATGGCGCAGATGCTGCGCTGGGCGGAGCACGAGAACGAGCATGTGCGCAGGCTGGCCAGCGAGGGCTGCCGTCCGCGTCTTCCCTGGGCGATGGCGCTGAACGGGCTGAAGCGCGATCCTTCGCCGGTCCTTCCCATTCTGGAGCGGCTCAAGCGGGACCCGTCTCTCTACGTCCGAAGAAGCGTCGCCAACAACCTGAACGACATCGCCAAGGATCACCCGGAGCTTGTGAAGGAATTGGCGGTCCGCTGGTCCGGGCAGCATCCCGATACGGACTGGATTCTCCGGCACGGCTGCCGGACGCTGTTCCGTCACGGCGACGAGGAGGCTCTGTCGTTGTTCGGATACGAGTCCGCAGACGACGTGCGGGTAAGCCGTCTCCGGCTGTCCGCAGAGGAGGCGCGGATCGGCGGCAGCCTGACATTCGAATGCGAGATCGCGAACGGGTCGGACAAGCCGCAGAAGCTGCGCGTCGCGTACGGGATCGACTTCGTCAAATCGGGCGGCAAGCTCTCGCGCAAGTGGTTCAAGCTGGCGGACAAGCCGTTCGCTCCGGGCGCAACCGTTCTGTCGCGGTCGCATTCGTTCCGCAATCTGAGCACGCGCAAGCATTACCCCGGTCCGCACCGGCTCGTCATCGCCGTTAACGGCGATGAGAAAGCCGCCGCCGAATTTCTTCTGCGGGAATGA
- a CDS encoding glutamate-1-semialdehyde 2,1-aminomutase, producing MSPTANTSARPRSEQLYREALEHIVGGVNSPSRSFKAVGGGAPVFMKRGQGAYFWDEDGHRYIDYLAAYGPIILGHGHPHVAEAISRAALNGTLYGTPTELEITFARMLKDAIPSLDKVRFVNSGTEAVMTTIRVARAYTGRTKIVKFAGCYHGHSDLVLVAAGSGPSTLGIPDSAGIPAGIAQEVITVPYNDPEALDAALDRWGSEVAAVMIEPIVGNFGIVMPKPGILEHLCRAARAHGALVIYDEVISAFRFHYGAAQTYGAAFPDTAAIEPDLTAMGKIIGGGLPIGAYGGRREIMEQVAPLGPAYQAGTMAGNPASIAAGIACLEALQAPGVYEHLTKLGARLEAGLAEAAGRHGIPLTINRVAGALSTHFCDHPVTNYAEAQDTDGEAFARFFRLMLDQGICLAPSKYEAWFITTAHTEADVDATIEAADRAFAQMR from the coding sequence ATGTCCCCTACTGCAAACACCTCGGCGCGGCCTCGCTCGGAGCAATTGTACCGCGAGGCGCTCGAACACATCGTCGGCGGCGTCAACAGCCCGTCCCGCTCGTTCAAGGCGGTGGGCGGCGGCGCGCCCGTGTTTATGAAGCGCGGCCAGGGAGCCTACTTCTGGGACGAGGACGGCCACCGCTATATCGACTATTTGGCCGCGTACGGCCCGATCATCCTCGGCCACGGCCATCCCCATGTCGCGGAGGCGATCTCGCGGGCGGCGCTGAACGGCACGTTGTACGGCACGCCGACCGAGCTTGAGATCACGTTCGCCCGCATGCTGAAGGACGCGATTCCGTCGCTGGACAAAGTCCGCTTCGTGAACTCCGGCACGGAGGCGGTCATGACGACGATCCGCGTCGCCCGGGCGTATACGGGACGGACGAAGATCGTCAAGTTCGCCGGCTGCTACCACGGCCATTCCGACCTGGTGCTGGTGGCCGCCGGATCGGGTCCGTCGACGCTGGGCATTCCCGACAGCGCGGGCATCCCGGCAGGCATCGCGCAGGAGGTTATCACCGTGCCGTATAACGACCCGGAAGCGCTGGACGCCGCTCTCGATCGCTGGGGCTCCGAAGTCGCCGCCGTGATGATCGAGCCGATCGTCGGCAACTTCGGCATCGTGATGCCGAAGCCCGGCATCCTGGAGCATCTGTGCCGGGCCGCGCGCGCCCACGGAGCGCTCGTCATCTACGACGAGGTGATCAGCGCGTTCCGCTTCCATTACGGGGCGGCGCAGACGTACGGCGCGGCATTCCCGGACACGGCGGCGATCGAGCCGGACCTGACGGCGATGGGCAAAATCATCGGCGGCGGACTGCCGATCGGCGCGTACGGCGGCCGCCGGGAGATTATGGAGCAGGTCGCCCCGCTCGGACCGGCTTACCAGGCCGGCACGATGGCGGGCAACCCGGCGTCCATCGCCGCAGGCATCGCCTGCCTTGAGGCGCTTCAAGCGCCGGGCGTATACGAGCATCTGACGAAGCTCGGCGCCCGCCTCGAAGCCGGGCTGGCCGAAGCCGCCGGACGTCACGGCATCCCGCTGACGATCAATCGGGTCGCCGGGGCGCTGTCGACGCATTTCTGCGACCATCCCGTCACGAACTACGCGGAGGCGCAGGACACCGACGGCGAGGCGTTCGCCCGGTTTTTCCGGCTGATGCTGGACCAGGGCATCTGCCTCGCCCCGTCGAAATACGAAGCCTGGTTTATCACCACGGCGCACACCGAAGCCGATGTCGACGCGACGATCGAGGCCGCCGACCGGGCATTCGCGCAGATGCGCTGA
- a CDS encoding LCP family protein produces MGLLLLLFIVLPGTYYAIDLYRSMDKLNDREGNSPLSEFYEAMPTEKRNEYTPPKWEGKQRVNILLLGVDSRGVKSKEIPRSDSNMVVSIDPATKKAHLFSILRDTYVNIPGHGKDRFNAAVAIGGPNLAMKTASDLLGLQVQYYVYTDFQGFIKVVDAVGGVEIDVEKNMKYISKADGPEYSIDLKKGLQRLNGHQALQYVRFRHDALSDYARTERQRKFLTALANELQTTSSVLKLPRIIRDIDPYIDTNLTVNDMIKLGMLGMEARSNGIVGEQIPPSHLLQERTIGGASVLTVDPKALQKHVQDLFAAAGASPSPSGSAPPSSSPTPRPTAKAR; encoded by the coding sequence ATCGGCCTGCTTCTCCTGCTGTTTATCGTGCTGCCGGGCACTTATTATGCGATTGATTTGTACCGTTCGATGGACAAGCTGAACGACCGAGAAGGCAATTCGCCGCTGTCCGAATTTTACGAGGCGATGCCAACGGAGAAGCGCAACGAGTATACGCCTCCCAAGTGGGAGGGCAAACAGCGGGTCAATATCCTGCTGCTCGGCGTCGACTCCCGCGGGGTCAAAAGCAAGGAAATTCCCCGCTCCGACTCCAATATGGTCGTCTCCATCGATCCGGCGACGAAAAAAGCCCATCTGTTCTCGATTCTTCGGGACACGTACGTCAACATCCCCGGCCACGGCAAGGACCGGTTCAATGCGGCCGTGGCGATCGGCGGCCCGAATCTCGCGATGAAAACCGCGAGCGACCTGTTGGGCTTGCAGGTTCAATATTATGTGTATACCGATTTCCAAGGGTTCATCAAGGTCGTCGACGCCGTCGGCGGCGTGGAGATCGACGTCGAGAAGAACATGAAGTATATCAGCAAGGCGGACGGCCCCGAATACTCGATCGATTTGAAAAAGGGGCTGCAGCGGTTAAACGGCCATCAGGCGCTGCAGTACGTCCGGTTCCGCCACGACGCGCTGTCCGACTACGCCCGCACGGAGCGTCAGAGAAAATTCCTGACCGCGCTGGCGAACGAGCTGCAGACGACGTCGTCGGTCTTGAAGCTGCCGCGCATCATCCGCGACATCGACCCGTATATCGACACGAATCTGACGGTGAACGATATGATCAAGCTCGGCATGCTGGGCATGGAGGCGCGTTCGAACGGCATCGTCGGGGAGCAGATTCCGCCGAGCCATCTGCTGCAGGAGCGGACGATCGGCGGAGCTTCGGTGCTGACGGTCGATCCGAAGGCGCTGCAAAAGCACGTGCAGGACTTGTTCGCCGCAGCCGGCGCGTCCCCGTCGCCTTCCGGCTCGGCGCCGCCTTCTTCTTCGCCGACGCCGCGGCCGACCGCCAAGGCGAGGTAA